Genomic window (candidate division KSB1 bacterium):
ATTTTGATGGCGGGCGTTTTTCGGATGTACAGAGAACCGGGCGTACCCTTCCTCTATCAGCCGGGCATTTACAAAAATTGAATCAACGTAGGCATAAGCCAAAAGCCGTCCGTAACGATCCTTCATTTCAACATCAAATTCTAATCTGATTGCTTTGCCCTCGACAAGCTGTCTGTTTACCTCCATGGCCTGGAAGTATTTATCTCGCGGAACATGCACTCCGATATAACTGACTTTTGCTCCTGTGGTTAATTCGATTGTGTTACCATCGATGACACGCTTAACTTTCAGGTTATTGACAACAAGAACTTTTTGAGCGCTCCCTTCTCCAGGGATAAATGTTAGTAATGCCATGAGGAAAAGATAGAGA
Coding sequences:
- a CDS encoding thermonuclease family protein, which encodes MNCLNLSLYLFLMALLTFIPGEGSAQKVLVVNNLKVKRVIDGNTIELTTGAKVSYIGVHVPRDKYFQAMEVNRQLVEGKAIRLEFDVEMKDRYGRLLAYAYVDSIFVNARLIEEGYARFSVHPKNARHQNVFLDLEEKAKKAEAGIWARKVNSKRKNHLQGKGDIDIENYFVYLARNGEKYHRASCRDMGSNRIPIILRKAKLNYKPCPVCKPLKPESAVK